The following are encoded together in the Nocardioides thalensis genome:
- a CDS encoding glycosyltransferase family 4 protein, with translation MVDTMVSFRTASAAPPKLRVLVVSESFLPQINGVTNSVRRVLEHLSAEGHDAELVAPTGPESYAGFPVTRARGANLPFYPDFRLGLETRRRLRAVMQRFRPDVVHIASPATLGYQAAKAAAELGIPTVAIYQTDLVGFAERYDVPGGCRAAAALTRKIHVQVDRTLAPSTASLDQLSALHVPGVHRWPRGVDLASFHPRFRDAGLRRRLGDGRLLVGYVGRLAAEKELDLLAHLHGDPRFALVIVGGGPEDERLRALLPQAHFLGLLHGEELSRAYASLDVFVHTGRYETYCQSAQEALASAVPVVAPRSGGPIDVVADRYNGFLYEPGDGRELAGHVDRLVRDPALRTVMGAAALRAVQDRSWQRVNELLVRHYREAIAARSYALAG, from the coding sequence ATGGTCGACACCATGGTTTCGTTCCGGACGGCCTCCGCCGCCCCGCCCAAGCTGCGGGTGCTGGTGGTCTCCGAGTCGTTCCTGCCGCAGATCAACGGCGTCACCAACTCGGTGCGCCGCGTGCTCGAGCACCTCTCCGCCGAGGGCCACGACGCCGAGCTCGTGGCGCCGACGGGTCCGGAGAGCTACGCCGGGTTCCCGGTCACCCGCGCCCGCGGTGCCAACCTGCCGTTCTATCCCGACTTCCGGCTCGGCCTGGAGACCCGCCGGCGCCTGCGGGCGGTGATGCAGCGGTTCCGTCCCGACGTCGTCCACATCGCCTCGCCGGCGACCCTCGGCTACCAGGCCGCGAAGGCCGCGGCCGAGCTCGGCATCCCGACCGTCGCGATCTACCAGACCGACCTGGTCGGCTTCGCCGAGCGGTACGACGTGCCCGGCGGCTGCCGCGCGGCGGCGGCGCTGACCCGCAAGATCCACGTGCAGGTCGACCGCACCCTGGCGCCCTCGACGGCATCCCTCGACCAGCTCAGCGCGCTGCACGTGCCCGGCGTCCACCGCTGGCCGCGCGGCGTCGACCTCGCGTCGTTCCACCCGCGGTTCCGCGACGCGGGCCTCCGTCGCCGGCTGGGCGACGGCCGGCTGCTCGTCGGGTACGTCGGCCGCCTGGCCGCCGAGAAGGAGCTCGACCTGCTCGCGCACCTGCACGGCGACCCGCGGTTCGCGCTGGTGATCGTCGGCGGCGGCCCCGAGGACGAGCGGCTCAGGGCACTGCTGCCGCAGGCGCACTTCCTCGGCCTGCTCCACGGCGAGGAGCTCTCCCGGGCCTACGCCTCGCTCGACGTGTTCGTCCACACCGGTCGATACGAGACCTACTGCCAGTCGGCGCAGGAGGCGCTCGCCTCCGCCGTACCCGTCGTCGCGCCGCGGTCCGGCGGTCCGATCGACGTCGTGGCCGACCGGTACAACGGCTTCCTCTACGAGCCGGGCGACGGCCGCGAGCTGGCGGGCCACGTCGACCGTCTGGTGCGCGACCCCGCGCTGCGGACGGTCATGGGTGCCGCCGCCCTGCGCGCCGTGCAGGACCGCTCGTGGCAGCGGGTCAACGAGCTGCTGGTGCGCCACTACCGGGAGGCGATCGCCGCCCGGAGCTATGCGCTGGCCGGCTGA
- a CDS encoding LOG family protein: MTEPGQHRTTLYSADELYDARPYDRSLDGRAYAWSRTANAPQEMLARVLHDDGIDTALATWVAGRSLVGVMGGHAVERGQPAYAAAAQLGRLLAEHHTVATGGGPGAMEAANLGARLGAAPAEALDDALATLAAVPSFLPSVDAWADAARAVITAHPDPTESLGVPTWFYGHEPPNLFPTAIAKYFRNALREAILLQICNAGIVFLPGAAGTVQEIFQDACENYYADESAVATMVLVGRAYWTETLPAWPLLQALARGRVMESRIHLVDTVDEAAALFDQPASA; encoded by the coding sequence GTGACCGAGCCCGGCCAGCACCGAACCACGCTCTACTCCGCCGACGAGCTCTACGACGCGCGGCCCTACGACCGGAGCCTCGACGGACGGGCCTACGCCTGGTCGCGTACGGCGAACGCGCCCCAGGAGATGCTCGCGCGGGTGCTCCACGACGACGGCATCGACACCGCCCTGGCCACCTGGGTCGCCGGCAGGTCGCTGGTCGGCGTGATGGGCGGTCACGCGGTCGAGCGGGGGCAGCCGGCGTACGCCGCCGCCGCCCAGCTCGGCCGGCTGCTCGCCGAGCACCACACCGTCGCGACCGGCGGCGGGCCGGGCGCGATGGAGGCCGCGAACCTCGGCGCCCGGCTCGGCGCTGCGCCGGCGGAGGCTCTCGACGACGCGCTCGCCACGCTCGCCGCCGTACCGTCCTTCCTCCCGTCGGTCGACGCCTGGGCCGACGCGGCGCGGGCCGTGATCACGGCTCACCCGGACCCGACCGAGTCGCTCGGCGTGCCGACCTGGTTCTACGGCCACGAGCCGCCCAACCTGTTCCCCACCGCGATCGCGAAGTACTTCCGCAACGCGCTGCGCGAGGCGATCCTGCTCCAGATCTGCAACGCCGGGATCGTCTTCCTGCCGGGAGCCGCGGGCACCGTCCAGGAGATCTTCCAGGACGCGTGCGAGAACTACTACGCCGACGAGTCCGCCGTGGCGACGATGGTGCTCGTCGGCCGCGCCTACTGGACCGAGACCCTGCCCGCCTGGCCCCTGCTCCAGGCGCTGGCCCGCGGCCGGGTCATGGAGTCGCGGATCCACCTCGTCGACACCGTCGACGAGGCTGCCGCGCTCTTCGATCAGCCGGCCAGCGCATAG